The genomic stretch GCGAGCAGGTTTTGGTGTAAAGCTCATCTTCCTCATAACCTAGCATGGCTAAAGCAGCCGGGTTAACGACTATGATCGTACCATCTAAATCAATTAAAGACATGCCGATAGGCGCAAAATGGAAAGCGTTGCTGAAAAAATCGGCTTCACGGGTCGTTTTTGGAATCAAGGTCAATCGTCGCACCTTTCCGGCTGTCCGCAAGTCAATGACTTACGGACAGCTACTGTTGCTAGAATAGGCATTATACGGTGAATGCACCAACGGATGCTTTCACCAGTGCTATAAATTTTGGTCTTGCTTGCTCAGCAACGCGGACGACCTGCTCATGCGTAAGCGGCTCCAGCTCGTCGCCAATTGCCATGTCGGTAATACAGGTGATGCCGACTACGCGAATACCGGTATAGTTGGCGGCGATAACCTCAGGAGCAGTTGACATGCCGACGGCATCAGCGCCCCAGCGCGCCATCATGGATAGCTCGGCAGGCGTACAATAGGCTGGACCCGAGATGCTGACATACACGCCTTGCTGCAGCTTGATGTCAAGCTCCTGCGCTTTTGCCGCTACGACTGCACGAAGCTCGCGGTTGTAAGCTTGCGACATATCGGGAAAACGTGGACCAAGCTCTGGCAGGTTCGCTCCCATAAGCGGATTGCTGCCGGTATTGTTGATATGGTCGGTAATCAGCATGAGATCGCCTGCAGCGAACGAGCGGTTCATGCCGCCTGCAGCATTCGTAACTAGCAGTGTTTGGATACCCATCTGCTTCATAACATAAACGGGGAATACGACCTCTTTCATCGAGTAGCCCTCATAGTAGTGGAAGCGGCCCTTCATGACGAGTACAGCTTTGCCTTCAAGCTGTCCGATGACCAGCTCACCCGAATGGCCTTCTACAGTGGATACAGGGAAATGCGGAATATGGCCGTAAGGGATTACGATTGCGTCCTTCACCTCGTCGGCCATAACGCCTAGACCGGAGCCTAGAATAAGCCCGATTTGCGGCTGCTCTTGCAGCAGATTGCGAATGTAGGCCGCAGCTTCATTTATCTTTTCAAGCATATTATCCATAGTCGTTGAACCTCCTAAGGTTTGTGAAAATATAGAGAAAGTATATCCTTTCTCTATATTTTCTCTATATTTCTCCGGAATGAAACGCGCCACCGCCATAAGGACGGCGACAGCCGTTTCACCTTGGCTCTAGTGTAAGTTCATTCCTAAACCAAAGCTGAACGCCATTGGCATCATAATCATAGCGTATCGAATACGTAAAAGTAAACCAACGGCGCTCTTGCAAACCGAACATTGTTGTTTGGGACAAAGCTTCGTATAATAAGCATAGTTTGTGTATCTTGTTGCCCAAAATGGTTAGGCTAGAACGAGGACTGCGGAATCGTTTTTCTTATTAAGAATAGAGTATGAAATGATATGGAGGAAGAAATGATGAGCAGCGGAACTGATTATACGCCAGCGCAAATAGCAGCGATGATTGACCATACGATCCTAAAGGCTGATGCGACGAGAGAAGAGATTTTGCAGGTTTGCCGCGAGGCGAAGCAATATCAATTTGCAACGGTTTGTGTAAACGCAGGCTGGGTAGCGGCAGCGGCGGCGGAGCTTAACGGCTCAGGGGTAGGCATTACAACGGTAGTTGGCTTCCCTCTTGGAGCAACAACAACAGCCTCAAAGGCGGCTGAGGCTAAGTTTGCCATTGAAGACGGCGCGACAGAGGTGGATATGGTTCTGAACATTGGGTTGTTGAAATCGGGTGATCTTGCTGGCGTTCAGCGTGACGTTGAGGGCGTGGCAGAGGCAGTGAAAGGCCGCGCGGTGCTGAAGGTTATTCTGGAAACCGGACTTCTAACCGATGAGGAGAAAGTAACCGCATGTGAAATCTGCAAAAAAGCAGGAGCTGATTTCGTGAAGACGTCCACAGGCTTCGGAAAGGGCGGAGCTACGGCTGAGGATATTGCGTTGATGCGCCGTACGGTAGGTCCAAGTCTCGGCGTTAAGGCATCGGGCGGAGTTCGTGACCGAGAGACTGCGCTGCAAATGTTCTCGGCGGGTGCTACTCGTATTGGCGCTAGCTCAGGCATCGCTATCGTTACAGGCGGAAAGGGCGAAGGCTACTAAGTGGGCAGCTTGCAATAAGCAAAATAAAGGAGGAAAGCGTCCAGCGGCGCTTTCCTCCTTTATTTGTTTTAGCGGTAGTCTATTAACGCTCGCAGCTAATCGTCATATTAGCCCGCAGCTCTTCGCCGGCATTCAGCATGACGAGCTCCTCTTGACGCCCCAGCTCTTCAGTCATCGCCATCCAAGGCTCGACGCATACGAATGGACGATCCTTCACCGACCACAGCACCATATATTTAAAAATGTCATCGTATGTGAGACGGACAAGGGCGCCCTGGCGTACAGGGAACGAAATTTCACTTTTCTTCACATCAAGCAAGCAGACGGATTCGACAAGCCCTTCCAGATCAATCACGCCATTGAAGGGCTTCTCCATATTATCGTTATAGTCGAGGTAACGTGTTGCTTCGATTTCGTAGGCGATTTTTTTGTCGGAATCAATTGCAAAATAAGGGTGGAACCCTGCGTAGAAAGGCATGGCAGCAGCTTCACTTAAATTGCGGTATTGCTGACGAGTATGTAATTGTCCGTCTTGCAGTACGTAAGTGAATATAAGCTCGAAGGCAAAAGGATAGACGCGTAGTGTATCCTCATTGCTCTGAAGCCGAATGGTAATCGAAGCTTCACCTTCACTAGAGGTAGCAACTACCTCCCATACAGCCGTACGAGCGACACCATGATTCGCCATATTATAGCGATGGCCATTCCATTCGTAAGACTGGTTCTCCAGCTGGCCGCAGATTGGGAACAGAATGGGGTTGCCGCCGCGAATATTAGCTGTTGGGCTCTCAAAGGTTTCTTTGTCCAAATAAAAAAGCTCCAGCCCATGCAGTTGACAGCCGATAACGATACCGCCTCGCTCTGGACATACAAGCACACGAGAGTTGGTGTTTGCATCGCTTAATTCATATAAAGTATAAGTATCCTCGTAGCTTCTTACTTCATAATTGCTCACATAATTCCCTCCAAATCTTAAATGCCATTCATTTTTCAAACGAAAGGGACAGCTTCTCATAGGGCTGCTAGAGCTCCTACAAGGCACTGCCCCGTTAGCGAAAAAATTATTATTCTGCTGGTGCTTCAGGTGCTTCTGTAGCTTCAGGAGTCAAGTTGTTCGTGATTTTCGCTTTAGCGCGAATCTCACTCATCCAAGCCTCAGACAGCTCATTCGCTTCTGTAGCCACTAGCTGCTTCTTAATTTCATCCTTCTTCTCTTCAAAAGTCGGATTGACTGCAGCTTTTTCAGCTGTTTTCTTAATAATATGGTAGCCGTAATCGGATTGAACAGCGCCGCTGATTTCATCGATTTTAAGTGCAAAGGCTGCCTCTTCAAATGCAGGGACCATATCGCCTTTACCGAAGAAGCCTAGGTCGCCGCCATTATCCTTCGAGCCTGTATCCGTCGATTTTTCTGTGGCAATTGTTGCAAAGTCGCCGCCTTGTTTAAGCTCAGCCAGAATGGCATCTGCCTCTTCTTTAGTAGCTACCAAAATATGCGAAGCTTGAATTTGCTCAGGTGTACTCATTGCAGCCGCGTTAGCGTCGTAATATGCTTGAACCTCTTCGTCCGTAACATCTGTTTTTGGTTCCAAAATTTTACGGATGGTTAAGTTAATTTTAGTATCCTTCTTCAAGCTGTCAACCGTCATATTATAATTGGCTAGAGCGGAATTGAATGCCTCTTCCGATCCGAAGCTTTCAATAATGAGATCGATTTCTGAGTTAACCTCTTCGTCCGCAACGGCAATGCTCGCCGCTTCCGCTTCTTGGAGGATAAGCTCTTGCGTGATCAGATTCTCAAGCGTTGCTGCACCGCCAGCATCGACCAATGCATCATATAGCTTATCTTTGCTTATTTTGACACCGTTGACAGATGCCACGGTTTCATTGCTAGCTCCAAATGGCGGTTTGATTAATACAATGATTAGCAAAACGACTAAAATAGTGGAAATAGCAATCCATGCTTTGCCACCCCCGCCTCCCTTAGGCGATTGCTCAAGACGGTCATCGCCCGATGCTGTCGGCTGGAAGCCTTCGTTTGAAGCCTCGTTCGACTCCGCTTGAAGCTCCTTTTCGATACTTGCATCCTGCTCTGAACGCTTGTCCTGTTGATTGTTATCCATTCCATGAACTCCCTTCAAATTACCTATCTTTCAATACTATAACAAAACATGCTCAAAAAAACCTTAATCTAAACTTAAAATATTACATCCTGCGTCGGTTTTCAGATTTCGTCTCTTTTCTGCTGAAGTAAAGCTTATAAACCACAATAACTTCATTGTTTATACGAAACGCTAGGGATGATATAGTAATACTAAACAAAATTCCAACATTATCCTACATATTTCTTATTCTTTTAATTATACCGCCTACGAAACTAAGCAGAGGGTTTCGTCCTACGCTGACGGTATGGTTCTCAAACACAACTATAAGCCCATTGTAGGAGGAAGCAGCTTGCGCAAAAATCTAGGTGTATTTACTCTTTTATTCCTATCCATGTTGTTACCGCTTGCAGCTTATTACCTGCTTCAAGGCACTGCACTCGATAAGAGTATCTATGCACCGCAGGAGCACTTTTATATTGTTAGTCTCGTTTCTGTGCTCTCTCTAGCTCTTGCTATTGGTGTTGGCTTTGTTGCCATTAAGCTTCGTAATATTAAAATTAGTTTTTTATCCTTATCTTATGTATCGCTGACAACCATGTTTGCACTTCACGGCTTGTCGACCTCGGGGTTTCTCATGAATCATACCGGAATTTCGAGCAGTGCAGCCCAGCTCAGCGTTATGTTGGCTGCCTTTTGGCTATGGCTATCTTCTTTATCAGGCGATCAACCGCTTATCAAACGGTTCGCAGCACGGCAGCGACTGCTGCTTCCCGTCTGGACGGTGCTGATGCTTGCATTTTGCATATTGCTTTGGTTTAATCCGAATTTAACGCATTATTTTCATTTAAAAGAGCTCTCTATAAAATGGATGGTCAGCGTGATCGTATTTCTATTGAACAGCTGGACGGTCTATCGATATATGAAAATTTATTTGTCTTCGCGCTTTCCATTGCAGCTAGCTGTCGTCTACAGCTCAGGCTGGATGATCGTCGCTCAGATCATTATGGTAAGCGGAAGCACCTGGCATGTGAGCTGGTGGCTGTACCACTTCCTGCTGCTTGCCTCCGTCATTGTTATGGTTTTGGGCATCGTGTCTCAATATGTCAACTCCAAATCGATTACGGCTTCCATGAAGCTGATGTTTCGGTCCAATCCTCAGGATTGGATTAATACCTATACGTCTAATAGCGTCCGAGAGCTGGTCATGACAACAGAAGCGCGTGATTCCTATACCGCTGGTCATAATTACAGGGTTGCCTTATATGCGCTGAAGCTTGGCGAGGAAATGTCCCTCGGCTCAGACCATTTGCGAGCGATCGCACAGGGGGGGCTTGTTCATGATATTGGCAAGCTTCGTATTCCAGATACGATACTGAATAAGCCTGGCAAGCTTACTCAAGAGGAGCGAGGCATTATTGAACTGCATCCGGTATCGGGCTATGATCTTTGCAAACGGCTGGGCTTTATGCCGGAGGAGCTGTCGGTGATACGCTCGCATCATGAGAAATGGGATGGCAGCGGATACCCCGATAGGCTGAAAGGCGATCAAATACCGCTGCTTGCGCGCGTGACCGCTGTTGCCGATGTGTATGATGCCTTAACCTCCTCGCGTTCTTATCGGAAGGCGATGTCGCATGAAGCGGCAATGGGCATTATAGTCGAAGAAAGTGGTCGACATTTCGATCCGTATTGTATAAGGGCATGGGTACGGCTCGTTCGAGAACAGCCAGGCTTCTTCGAGGAGACGGTACGCAGCAGTCCTCACTGGAAGCTTGAGAAGAGGCAGTCCAAATAGCGGAGGGGGGAAAACTTTTTGAAAAAAATGTCATTGCGTACAAAAGGCTTAGTACTCATCGTTCTTTTTTCATTGGTTCCTCTATTGCTTGCCGGGGTGGGCAACTTTTCTGTCATGAAGGATGCGATGATTCAATCTGAAATTGAGAAAACAAACAGCCAGCAGTATAACCGTGCAACCAATCTTGCTTCATGGATGGCGATTCGCAAGGCAGAGGTTTTTGTGATCAGCCGTACAGAGGTTGTGCGATTTGGTACAGATGCGGAGCGTCTGCGGTATTTTGGACGTGAGCTCGTACGAGGCGGTTTTATTTATCATGCAATCGGATATATAGATGAGAAGGGGCTCGGGCTGCGTACCGATGGGGCGCGTGTCAATATGAGATTGGAGCCGTTCTTTCAAGAGGCGATTAATGGGAATGTAGTGATTACGGACCCGTATACGCCCTCATTCTCCGATACTAGGCAATCGCTTATTATCGTACCTGTTTACGGAGAATCGAATGAATTAAAAGGTTTAGTGTATGCTTCTATTGCATTCTCGGCGCTGAAGCCGTTTATAGCATTTGGAACGGAGCAATCAACGGCTCTAATGTTTAATGATCAGGGTAATCTTATTTATTACTCTAAGGCTGAGCAGCTGCCGGGCGCAGGCTTAATGGATGAGGAATGGGGCTTGTCTCCGATTGCTGACAAGCTGCTGGAATCAGAGCAAGGTGCAGCGAGCATAACTATCGAAGGCAAGCGTTATTCTGTTTTTCAAATGAAGATTAAAGAAACGCCATGGCGTTTTGCATTGCAAGTGCCAATGTCAGAGCTGCAGAATGAAGTTAAGCCGATTTTTTGGCGTATTTTCACGTCGATTGCTTTCTCTGAATTAATTATTGTCATCTTTTTCTATCTTTACTTTGAAAGGATCGTTAAACGTCTGGAAGGCATACTTGGCGTAACCGAGCAAGCCGCTGCCGGCCGGTTCATGGCAGAGCATCTTGAAGTCGAGCCGCATGATGAGATTGGCCAGCTGGGCCATTCGGTCAATGGAATGATGGAGCATTTGCAGGAAATGTTCGATCGGCTTGAGGCAATTATCAATCAAAATCAATATGCTTTTATCGTTCTGGATGATCAATATAAAGTTACTTATATGAATAAAACAGCAGAGGGGATGCTGGGCTACAAATCCGAAGAGCTGGCTGGTATTGCCACCCCGCTCATGTTCATTGATCTGGATGAGATTCACTTGGAAGCAGAGAAGCTTTCGACCCAGCTAGGTAGAGAAGTTAAGCCCGGGCTTGAAGTATTCAAAGAGCTTAGAGCCTTAAACTTTTCCTATGAGCGTGAATGGACGTTTATTCATAAGGATGGGACTCGTATTCCTACACTGCACAGCACGACAGGGCTGCGCGATCGAAATGGGCGCTTCTCTGGTGTGGTTGGCATGGCTCTTGATATCTCTGATCGCAAGCAAATAGAGAAAACGCGTAATCGCCTGCTCGATATTGTGGAGTCAGGTAAGGATCTGATCGCTTCAGTAAGTGCGGAGGGCAAGGTTGTTTATATCAATCGTGCAGGCAGAGAGATGCTGAATTTGCCGGATGAAATAGAAAACGAGCTTTTCGTTAAGGAATATTTCAGTCAAAGAATGTTTTCTAAGCTTAAGAAGGGAGCGGAGCTGGCGCAGCAATTTGGTTTCTGGGAGAGTGGTGCCCAGCTGCTGAAAAGCAATGGGGAAGTGGTCTATGTGTCTCTGGTGGTCGTCGCGCATCAGTATGAAGATACTGGAGAGCTTTATTTCTCCTGCATCGCACGTGATATATCAGAGCAGAAACGTATTCAAGAGGAGCTTGTACGTGCGAAGCAAGAAGCCGAGGAAGCTAATCAGGCGAAGAGCAGCTTCCTAGCGCTTATGAGTCATGAGATCAGAACTCCGCTAAACGGAATTATTGGCTTGACGCAATTAATGCGCAAAACAGGGCTCTCTGCATCACAGAAGGACTATATGGATAAGATGACCACATCCTCGGAGACGCTGCTTCGTCTAATCAATGATATTTTGGATTTCTCTAAAATAGAAGCAGGCAAGATTGAAATTGAGCACTTGCCGTTCCAGCCCGACGAGCTGTTGCACCGAATAAGCGATCAATTAAGTATATTTATGGGTGGAAAGGAGCAGTTTGAATTTATTATTGCAACTCCTGAGAACCTGCCGCAGACGATCATCGGGGATGCTTTGCGGCTGGAGCAAATTCTTCTCAATTTATGTATGAATGCGATTAAGTTTACAAATAGAGGGCGAGTCAAGCTGGAGCTGGATTTTGTAGAGGAGACCGCTAGTCAAATTAGTCTGCGCTTTACAATTCTGGATACGGGTATTGGCATGACGGTGGAACAGGTAGATAAGCTCTTTAAACCATTTACACAGGCGGATGGATCGACGACGCGCAAATTTGGTGGAACCGGCCTTGGCCTTGTCATCTCCAAGTCTTTGGTTGAGCTGCTTGGAGGCAAGCT from Paenibacillus sp. FSL H8-0548 encodes the following:
- a CDS encoding purine-nucleoside phosphorylase, which gives rise to MDNMLEKINEAAAYIRNLLQEQPQIGLILGSGLGVMADEVKDAIVIPYGHIPHFPVSTVEGHSGELVIGQLEGKAVLVMKGRFHYYEGYSMKEVVFPVYVMKQMGIQTLLVTNAAGGMNRSFAAGDLMLITDHINNTGSNPLMGANLPELGPRFPDMSQAYNRELRAVVAAKAQELDIKLQQGVYVSISGPAYCTPAELSMMARWGADAVGMSTAPEVIAANYTGIRVVGITCITDMAIGDELEPLTHEQVVRVAEQARPKFIALVKASVGAFTV
- the deoC gene encoding deoxyribose-phosphate aldolase — translated: MSSGTDYTPAQIAAMIDHTILKADATREEILQVCREAKQYQFATVCVNAGWVAAAAAELNGSGVGITTVVGFPLGATTTASKAAEAKFAIEDGATEVDMVLNIGLLKSGDLAGVQRDVEGVAEAVKGRAVLKVILETGLLTDEEKVTACEICKKAGADFVKTSTGFGKGGATAEDIALMRRTVGPSLGVKASGGVRDRETALQMFSAGATRIGASSGIAIVTGGKGEGY
- a CDS encoding aldose epimerase, with the protein product MSNYEVRSYEDTYTLYELSDANTNSRVLVCPERGGIVIGCQLHGLELFYLDKETFESPTANIRGGNPILFPICGQLENQSYEWNGHRYNMANHGVARTAVWEVVATSSEGEASITIRLQSNEDTLRVYPFAFELIFTYVLQDGQLHTRQQYRNLSEAAAMPFYAGFHPYFAIDSDKKIAYEIEATRYLDYNDNMEKPFNGVIDLEGLVESVCLLDVKKSEISFPVRQGALVRLTYDDIFKYMVLWSVKDRPFVCVEPWMAMTEELGRQEELVMLNAGEELRANMTISCER
- a CDS encoding peptidylprolyl isomerase, producing the protein MDNNQQDKRSEQDASIEKELQAESNEASNEGFQPTASGDDRLEQSPKGGGGGKAWIAISTILVVLLIIVLIKPPFGASNETVASVNGVKISKDKLYDALVDAGGAATLENLITQELILQEAEAASIAVADEEVNSEIDLIIESFGSEEAFNSALANYNMTVDSLKKDTKINLTIRKILEPKTDVTDEEVQAYYDANAAAMSTPEQIQASHILVATKEEADAILAELKQGGDFATIATEKSTDTGSKDNGGDLGFFGKGDMVPAFEEAAFALKIDEISGAVQSDYGYHIIKKTAEKAAVNPTFEEKKDEIKKQLVATEANELSEAWMSEIRAKAKITNNLTPEATEAPEAPAE
- a CDS encoding HD domain-containing phosphohydrolase is translated as MRKNLGVFTLLFLSMLLPLAAYYLLQGTALDKSIYAPQEHFYIVSLVSVLSLALAIGVGFVAIKLRNIKISFLSLSYVSLTTMFALHGLSTSGFLMNHTGISSSAAQLSVMLAAFWLWLSSLSGDQPLIKRFAARQRLLLPVWTVLMLAFCILLWFNPNLTHYFHLKELSIKWMVSVIVFLLNSWTVYRYMKIYLSSRFPLQLAVVYSSGWMIVAQIIMVSGSTWHVSWWLYHFLLLASVIVMVLGIVSQYVNSKSITASMKLMFRSNPQDWINTYTSNSVRELVMTTEARDSYTAGHNYRVALYALKLGEEMSLGSDHLRAIAQGGLVHDIGKLRIPDTILNKPGKLTQEERGIIELHPVSGYDLCKRLGFMPEELSVIRSHHEKWDGSGYPDRLKGDQIPLLARVTAVADVYDALTSSRSYRKAMSHEAAMGIIVEESGRHFDPYCIRAWVRLVREQPGFFEETVRSSPHWKLEKRQSK
- a CDS encoding response regulator; the protein is MSLRTKGLVLIVLFSLVPLLLAGVGNFSVMKDAMIQSEIEKTNSQQYNRATNLASWMAIRKAEVFVISRTEVVRFGTDAERLRYFGRELVRGGFIYHAIGYIDEKGLGLRTDGARVNMRLEPFFQEAINGNVVITDPYTPSFSDTRQSLIIVPVYGESNELKGLVYASIAFSALKPFIAFGTEQSTALMFNDQGNLIYYSKAEQLPGAGLMDEEWGLSPIADKLLESEQGAASITIEGKRYSVFQMKIKETPWRFALQVPMSELQNEVKPIFWRIFTSIAFSELIIVIFFYLYFERIVKRLEGILGVTEQAAAGRFMAEHLEVEPHDEIGQLGHSVNGMMEHLQEMFDRLEAIINQNQYAFIVLDDQYKVTYMNKTAEGMLGYKSEELAGIATPLMFIDLDEIHLEAEKLSTQLGREVKPGLEVFKELRALNFSYEREWTFIHKDGTRIPTLHSTTGLRDRNGRFSGVVGMALDISDRKQIEKTRNRLLDIVESGKDLIASVSAEGKVVYINRAGREMLNLPDEIENELFVKEYFSQRMFSKLKKGAELAQQFGFWESGAQLLKSNGEVVYVSLVVVAHQYEDTGELYFSCIARDISEQKRIQEELVRAKQEAEEANQAKSSFLALMSHEIRTPLNGIIGLTQLMRKTGLSASQKDYMDKMTTSSETLLRLINDILDFSKIEAGKIEIEHLPFQPDELLHRISDQLSIFMGGKEQFEFIIATPENLPQTIIGDALRLEQILLNLCMNAIKFTNRGRVKLELDFVEETASQISLRFTILDTGIGMTVEQVDKLFKPFTQADGSTTRKFGGTGLGLVISKSLVELLGGKLAVSSVSLVGSQFFFTLPFSVIHKYPKQAWRVREDLREQPVWIVEDDDEMRGHWSDTIETYGLTAIPFHSWRMARDRLRRIGEGALPKLIILDMEMPDMYGAETWLEFHRDAEAVGVKTIAMTTSYGRDEMMQLSTEQRPVTLLIKPIMRTGMLRAIESVLEQKDPYSYEAENLEPAAAITKNESATRILLAEDNKINQLVAIELLKEQGYEVGLAENGEEALQKISEEHWDLILMDIHMPVMDGPEAVRLIRSQSKYDNIPIIAVTANVLRNDHERYLRQGMNDVVTKPVSSERLHAVIAYWLKQSSSFQVNSAVRHDSSEEGIRTEAAEPAPKTLMPSIAGMDVESAISRVNGKLPILQHMMEQFVLDYDSFADQLRMMVKQAELTIIKRMAHTLKGAAGYLSAYELLEAVCEMERVIKQPDVNMEELQEAITQVEASLTLLLDGLRQAKTVFDQNS